A window of Ciconia boyciana chromosome 9, ASM3463844v1, whole genome shotgun sequence genomic DNA:
TCAGGACCTGGACGGAGAAGTTGTGAGAGGGAGTGAGCAATGAACGCTTCGTTAGTGGGCACATTCCTGACAGGCTTAGGAGGGCTCCAAAGAACTCCCCATGTCCTCTGTGGAGGTCCTGCCATGGGCAAAGCCATGTGCCCACCAACCAGTTGGATTTTGAATGTTCCTTAAAAgccttctccatccccaccccaaGGCACTGTTCATCGCCGTGCCAAGCAGATGCAGCTGCACCATCCACCCCTTGGCAGAGCATCCCCCCAGAACCTCCTAAAGCTTTAGGGTCTTCCAAAAGAAGGTGGCAGCAGCCTCCCTGGTCCCACTCCAGGTGCTGGCAGGCCTGGCCACAAGTTCACATCTGCCTTGGGACCCCTGTTCTGCCAGGACAAGACTTTGTCAAGGGTAAATACAGACGTAGTGACTTCAGGGGAGGCAGATGGTGACTCTACCACAACACGAGACCTTCCGCCAAGCTGCTGCTACCACCCCAAGCCAATCTCAACTTGAGCACCTTGCATGTGGGATTCATGTTCTTGAAAGTCCAGTGCTTGAAAGTCCAGTGCTTCCCCCCAGACCTGGGGCATGAGGCGAGGTCTTACCAACATACTGGCCATCTGGGAAcatggcaggagctgcagcagggctgggagcaagTCCAGGGAGAGCAGAGCGGAGCAGAAGAAGTGCTCATCTGCTAGGGTGGGCAGAGAAGGAACGTGTCAATAGAACTGAAGTTTCTGAGGGAGGTCTCTGTAGATGTCTTGTAGCCTGTCTCATGGCAGATGCCCTAAGTCTGCCAGCAATCAAGGCAGGTCccggcagcagctctggctctgctgaCAGCCCCATGGGACACTCACCCGTGAGGTTGTTGAGCAGCCAGAGACACTCCTGTACAATGAAcgggtgctgctggaggaagcactgcaggatgaggaagaggGCGATGAGCAGGCGCTCATCCTGGATCTGGACTTCGCAGCCCGTCTCCTCTGCGAGCAGGTTGCTGAGACACCGCAGCACCGGGCAGATGAGCTGTGATGGTAGGAAACACAAAGCCCTTTAGCCTGACTGCATCCCCACAGCAGTGCTAAGAACGGCCAGCATCCTGCCCACGCTTACCAGCTCCAGGCCCTCAGGAGCATCTTCAGGGATTTCAGAAGCCAAGTCGAGCAAGAGCGAGGTGAGGGCAGGCAAGGCCCCCAGCGACAGCAATGCCGTGTTGGCTGTATGGCTGCAAAGGGAAGGGACAGCGTGGTTGCTCTTGGCactcagagaaggaaaactgctgcGGCCCTCAACAAACAATAGGGCCTGGAAATTTGTAGCGCTCTCCTGAACCACCATAGGGCTTATTTCATGTTTGAATAGCAGCTTGTTTCTGAGCTTATAAGAAAGCTTAAAGCCCATGGAAAATAGACCCACTGGAATTATCTGTGCGGGCCTGAAAACAACAGCCCCAATCCTTCTTTGAGTACCCACACATTCCTTTCTGCTGCGGGTACTGAAAGAGATGGCACTGGAGCAGCCACGCCAAGGCAGACAGAGATTgttggcagcagccagcccagccagaTGACACTGGGCCAACCCCAGAAGCGCGAGGATTCAGGGAGCTTGGCTTGGAGAGTGCGGGGGACAACTCCAAACAAGGTGAGGCAACTGGCAGGGTTTCAGAGGACTAGGAACAGCCTCCTCAGGTTTATCACCTGTTATCACCCTATAAAGGAACTCACTGATCCTGCAAACAGCATGTGTGTGCTCAGATATGAGAGTGGGAATGCGCAGGATGGCAGGGAAATTGCTTTCCCAAGGGAAAGGGGCAAGGGGAGGCAATCCAGGTCCCCTCGCAGGACCCTGAGCCTTTGTGCCTCTCTGTttggctgtccccagggaacTCAAAATGAGGAGAAAAGCATGTTTACCTACAAATGATGTAGTGGAGACACCATGCAAACTCCACAGCTGCTCCTATCCCAGCCTTGAGGCCGGAGCAAACCAGTCGAAGCATGTGCTGGGGGAGAACAGAGTCCAGAACCAATCTGGGGTCAGAACAGCAGAGTTAACAGAGGCACAGGCcagagcacaggcaggacaGACAACTGACAGGGAGACACTAGTCCTGGCCActgagcagggagctgctctCCCTCATACTGGGGGCTACATGCTCCAAAAACACACCTTATCACCTGAAAGAGACTCTTATCCAAGGGCTTCAGCCTCAGGCACCACTAAGGCCCAGCACAAGCTCTCCCTGTCCGTGGCAGGGCCTGGGGGCACTCAGGATACCTTGGCTGGGGTCACATTTTTGGCACTGGGGGCTGTCAAGCTGatcttttcctttgcaggagGAATACAGCCAGAATTTCCCTGTGAGCCTACCCTGCTCAACACTGTCCTTTACCAAAATACCAGAGCTGTCTGCTCAGATGAGGCTGAGGGAAAAGAGTCAAGCCCCATACCCTGATCTGCAACAAAACCTCCATAGTTCTGTTAGGATTCTGCTCTGAACTATTAATATCACTGGGATGGGAAAGGTAGCGTGGTCCCTGGCACGCAAATACTGTGCTGGGCGCCAGGGCCCATCCTGATGCAGGGTTAAGAGGCTCAGACTCACGGTATGATCTCTGTGGGGGCTTCCTTGGCTTGGAGGAGCTGCGAGAGGACATAGCCCAGACCTTCCAGCACAGCCTCGTGCGGGGACTGCaatcaaacagaacaaagcTAATCCCACATGACAGAGCTGGGGGATCCCAGGGTGCCAGCTGCCGTGCTGGTGAGAGGGAAATACCTCTTTGTAACACCAAACCAAGCAGCTGAGCGGCACAGTCTCTCCATGCCTGGAGAAGAGGGGGCACAGTAGGAGACTGGGAGTGATAGAGCAACCCGTGGCCACACCAAGGCTGAACTGTGGCCTGTCCCCACACTCACATGGGCTGCAGCTGTAGGGAGTCGGGAGcccaaacacagcagcagtttgcagATCTAAATGCTCAAAGCAGCACAACAGCCCTGCTCACTGTGTTGGCCTCGTATGCCTACTGGACCCAAGTCATGCAGAGGGGAAGAGGCCTGCAGCTCCCCATGTTACAGACTGTTTATTGGCAAGCCACAGTTACGGATGTGAGAGATTCAGCTGGAGAAGAACACAAGGTGGTGACCTGAGCCCCGAAAATGGAGTGCAGGAGAGCCCATGAGAGACCCTCACCATGAGAGCCCATGAGAGACCCTCCCCTGCAGAGGGCTGTTCCCTCTGCAGAGGAGTCTCTGCCCGTGGCCACAGCTGGAAGGAAGGCTGGTAATTCAGTACTGTCAGACAGCATCTAAAGGGCATAAGAAAAGGCGTCTttctggggcagggcaggggaagagcgtggCTGAGCTATTTTACCCACCTGGATGCAGGATGCCAGCACTGGAATGATGCCCTGAGGCAGAAGCTGCTTCCTCACAGCTTCACTTTCTACTACCAGGTTCCCCAGTGTGTACAAACACAGCTCCTGAAACATGCCAGAGAGGGCACGTCACCTCCTCCACACTCCCCAGTCAGGACCCTGGCCAGCCTGGGCAGCCAGCAAGGCCTCTaggtccctgcaccccaggacTAGGGCACACACTTCCCCTGAGTGGGGCAGAAGCTGTCTTCAGAGGGGTAAACATAGATGGATACTGCTGGACTCTCCAGCTACCCGATTCCCAGCTGTATCAGCTTCAATTTGTCCTTTTTCTATCTGGCTTAGGTTGGGATCTGATCACTTCTACTTTGGAGGTTTTTCAGGCTTCTAATTATTGCTATGACATTTCCCTGAGACCCCTCTAATTCCACAGTATTCTCCTGGAGACTGCCTGTGTGCTGCATTAAAATGTGATCATCACCTTGGGGTTGCACCCCATCTTGTTCCTTAGCTCTGATCCTGTCTGCTTCTCAAAGGAGCACAGCGTGCTGCACAAGGTGCAGTGCTTGGCAGCTGGCAAAACATACGGGCGTCCCAGAGCTACTCCAACTGTTTGCTCCTTTGCCCAGATCAAACTGCACAGCTTGGAGCCAGAGgtgctctgctcttcctcccgACCTGGACAAAAGCCTGCCTGCTTGTTGCATGAAGGTAAGCTGACGAAGTAGCTGtccctgcatcccagcctgcagctgctcatttctttcacttttccaAGATCTGTTAAAACACCTAAACAGACTTGCATCTAGTATTTCTGCTTTACCCACCACACAGACACCAATGTATCTCCTGTACAGGCCCTGCCTGCATCAAGAGGCCAGACCACACATCTGATGGAGTCCAACTGCCACAGCCTGCAGTCCCTGATTCCCCAAATAGAGCTTGGagctgaagaggaggaacccATTGCAAATTGGGCAAACCActgtgtcctgggctgcagcaggaggattTGCCTGGCCTAGATGAGGCTTGGGAGCATTTAAGAGCAGCCTGCAGCTACCTGGAAGGAGGTGCAAACACAATGGAACCAAACTCCTCTTGGTATTGGGATGGGGCACAGTGAAGTGGGTCTCCATATTTCCAAGACTTGGCTAGAAAAAGGCTCGCTGCCCTGGGCTAGCACTGAGGACAGTCCTGCTCCAAGGGGAAGGATGGACTAAAGACTTCCAGAGGGGCCCTTCCCACCAGCACTCCTATGTGAGCCATGTTAGGCTAAGGCCGGCCAAAAGAGGTCAACACCCAACTGCTACCAATGGATTACCAGGTGCCAGAGCCCTGGCAAACACAACCACAGATCTCACCGTGAACTCAATGCTGTGTCCTGAGAGGTAGGTGAGGAGATAGGAGGTCACTGGCAGACATGCCTCAGCCACAGCAGGGTCACTGGAGTGGGAGAGCTCGTGGAGACAGCGGGCTGCCTCCATCTGCATGTCAGCCAGACTGCTGGTGAAGAGCCCGATGAGTGTCCGGATGCTGCCCTCCAGCCTAGTAGAACCCAAAGGGTGCTATCATCTCCTGCCTTCCCACTCTTGGCCACACACCAGCTCACCCACATAACAACTGGGACAAAGGGCCACTCTGGACATGCCCTCGATAACAGCCATGCAGTGCCAGACCTGGGCTGACCTGACAAACTTCTGCTGAGTCTCCTTGTTCCGCAGAGCCCAGCGGAGGCAGCTGAGTGATCTTTTCCTGTCCTCTGAACCGCTCTGCACACCTCTGAGCAGCTCAAGAACCtatcaaaaaattaaaagatgggTGAATTTCAAGCAGTGCCAGGGTTAAGATTTCATCCTGTCAATGCTGGAGGCAAAGAAACCCAGGGCACAAAGATGGTCACAAAGAACCTTACTGTTTCTCACCATGTCTGGCAGTGACTCAGAAAACACTCCCAAACCCACTCCCACTTAGGCTCCTCCACATGCCTAGAGGCTGGGGAAGACCTCGAGGACCCCCATCACCATGGAGAACATCATGCTCTTCACCTCATCCTCCGAGAGAGGGTCCGGCATGATCTCTGCTCCATCCTGTCCACCCTCCTCTGCTGTGGTGTCCTCCCGCAGAAGACGCTTGCTGACCAGCTGCTCCTGCCGCCGGGCTTTCCTGAGAGCTGTGATTGAATTGGTCACCATCACCACCTCCCTAGGTCAAGACAATTCTCCATCCCACCAAAGAGCCTCATTCCTTTTAACAGGGAGAAACTGCCAGTTCCTCTTCGCGTGAGCCAGGAGGGTTGCATGAGGCAGTGACTGCATTTAGACCTTGCATgccacagggctgcagggacGGGCATACATCAACGCATGAAGCCATGGCTGGGCAAACTGGCATGAAGGCAGGATAGAGGTGCGAGGACCAGAGCGGCCGCACTGGGAGAGACCCAAAGATGGCTTTAGGTAGACGAGACCTTGGAAAACCCAAACCGCAGGGAGATGGTTAAGGAAATGGGGCACCCAGCGCAGAAAAGCcacttggatttaaaaaaacataaggCTGTAAAACGCTTTCCCGAGTGAGCAGGGAACCCACAGATGCCAACCATCCCGTCCACCCCCGATATGCGCAGCCAgaaggggcggggggccggggctctgTTTGGGTCCCGCTGTAGGGCAGAGCTGGCGGCCGCGGGGGCTCCCACCGGTGG
This region includes:
- the TMCO6 gene encoding transmembrane and coiled-coil domain-containing protein 6 isoform X5, with the translated sequence MPAAPPRARPSSASSPRPCPLRVLPTPRPRGPPRPGLSLLLLPAAMWGRRRYGAGLGGRGAEELRARRREREAALRKARRQEQLVSKRLLREDTTAEEGGQDGAEIMPDPLSEDEVLELLRGVQSGSEDRKRSLSCLRWALRNKETQQKFVRLEGSIRTLIGLFTSSLADMQMEAARCLHELSHSSDPAVAEACLPVTSYLLTYLSGHSIEFTHMLRLVCSGLKAGIGAAVEFAWCLHYIICSHTANTALLSLGALPALTSLLLDLASEIPEDAPEGLELLICPVLRCLSNLLAEETGCEVQIQDERLLIALFLILQCFLQQHPFIVQECLWLLNNLTADEHFFCSALLSLDLLPALLQLLPCSQMASMLVLTILCNIAEKGPAYCQQLHQQPALPLLLPTLALPDPKVVGQCLELLHLLFLHWPEAAADFVRQGGHQALEQHQSTPELQERARALLDIIGQPLGASAFSPCHAMLSAFS
- the TMCO6 gene encoding transmembrane and coiled-coil domain-containing protein 6 isoform X2; this translates as MPAAPPRARPSSASSPRPCPLRVLPTPRPRGPPRPGLSLLLLPAAMWGRRRYGAGLGGRGAEELRARRREREAALRKARRQEQLVSKRLLREDTTAEEGGQDGAEIMPDPLSEDEVLELLRGVQSGSEDRKRSLSCLRWALRNKETQQKFVRLEGSIRTLIGLFTSSLADMQMEAARCLHELSHSSDPAVAEACLPVTSYLLTYLSGHSIEFTELCLYTLGNLVVESEAVRKQLLPQGIIPVLASCIQSPHEAVLEGLGYVLSQLLQAKEAPTEIIPLVLDSVLPQHMLRLVCSGLKAGIGAAVEFAWCLHYIICSHTANTALLSLGALPALTSLLLDLASEIPEDAPEGLELLICPVLRCLSNLLAEETGCEVQIQDERLLIALFLILQCFLQQHPFIVQECLWLLNNLTDEHFFCSALLSLDLLPALLQLLPCSQMASMLVLTILCNIAEKGPAYCQQLHQQPALPLLLPTLALPDPKVVGQCLELLHLLFLHWPEAAADFVRQGGHQALEQHQSTPELQERARALLDIIGQPLGASAFSPCHAMLSAFS
- the TMCO6 gene encoding transmembrane and coiled-coil domain-containing protein 6 isoform X1 encodes the protein MPAAPPRARPSSASSPRPCPLRVLPTPRPRGPPRPGLSLLLLPAAMWGRRRYGAGLGGRGAEELRARRREREAALRKARRQEQLVSKRLLREDTTAEEGGQDGAEIMPDPLSEDEVLELLRGVQSGSEDRKRSLSCLRWALRNKETQQKFVRLEGSIRTLIGLFTSSLADMQMEAARCLHELSHSSDPAVAEACLPVTSYLLTYLSGHSIEFTELCLYTLGNLVVESEAVRKQLLPQGIIPVLASCIQSPHEAVLEGLGYVLSQLLQAKEAPTEIIPLVLDSVLPQHMLRLVCSGLKAGIGAAVEFAWCLHYIICSHTANTALLSLGALPALTSLLLDLASEIPEDAPEGLELLICPVLRCLSNLLAEETGCEVQIQDERLLIALFLILQCFLQQHPFIVQECLWLLNNLTADEHFFCSALLSLDLLPALLQLLPCSQMASMLVLTILCNIAEKGPAYCQQLHQQPALPLLLPTLALPDPKVVGQCLELLHLLFLHWPEAAADFVRQGGHQALEQHQSTPELQERARALLDIIGQPLGASAFSPCHAMLSAFS
- the TMCO6 gene encoding transmembrane and coiled-coil domain-containing protein 6 isoform X6 → MPAAPPRARPSSASSPRPCPLRVLPTPRPRGPPRPGLSLLLLPAAMWGRRRYGAGLGGRGAEELRARRREREAALRKARRQEQLVSKRLLREDTTAEEGGQDGAEIMPDPLSEDEVLELLRGVQSGSEDRKRSLSCLRWALRNKETQQKFVRLEGSIRTLIGLFTSSLADMQMEAARCLHELSHSSDPAVAEACLPVTSYLLTYLSGHSIEFTSPHEAVLEGLGYVLSQLLQAKEAPTEIIPHTANTALLSLGALPALTSLLLDLASEIPEDAPEGLELLICPVLRCLSNLLAEETGCEVQIQDERLLIALFLILQCFLQQHPFIVQECLWLLNNLTADEHFFCSALLSLDLLPALLQLLPCSQMASMLVLTILCNIAEKGPAYCQQLHQQPALPLLLPTLALPDPKVVGQCLELLHLLFLHWPEAAADFVRQGGHQALEQHQSTPELQERARALLDIIGQPLGASAFSPCHAMLSAFS
- the TMCO6 gene encoding transmembrane and coiled-coil domain-containing protein 6 isoform X3, which gives rise to MPAAPPRARPSSASSPRPCPLRVLPTPRPRGPPRPGLSLLLLPAAMWGRRRYGAGLGGRGAEELRARRREREAALRKARRQEQLVSKRLLREDTTAEEGGQDGAEIMPDPLSEDEVLELLRGVQSGSEDRKRSLSCLRWALRNKETQQKFVRLEGSIRTLIGLFTSSLADMQMEAARCLHELSHSSDPAVAEACLPVTSYLLTYLSGHSIEFTSPHEAVLEGLGYVLSQLLQAKEAPTEIIPLVLDSVLPQHMLRLVCSGLKAGIGAAVEFAWCLHYIICSHTANTALLSLGALPALTSLLLDLASEIPEDAPEGLELLICPVLRCLSNLLAEETGCEVQIQDERLLIALFLILQCFLQQHPFIVQECLWLLNNLTADEHFFCSALLSLDLLPALLQLLPCSQMASMLVLTILCNIAEKGPAYCQQLHQQPALPLLLPTLALPDPKVVGQCLELLHLLFLHWPEAAADFVRQGGHQALEQHQSTPELQERARALLDIIGQPLGASAFSPCHAMLSAFS
- the TMCO6 gene encoding transmembrane and coiled-coil domain-containing protein 6 isoform X4 produces the protein MPAAPPRARPSSASSPRPCPLRVLPTPRPRGPPRPGLSLLLLPAAMWGRRRYGAGLGGRGAEELRARRREREAALRKARRQEQLVSKRLLREDTTAEEGGQDGAEIMPDPLSEDEVLELLRGVQSGSEDRKRSLSCLRWALRNKETQQKFVRLEGSIRTLIGLFTSSLADMQMEAARCLHELSHSSDPAVAEACLPVTSYLLTYLSGHSIEFTELCLYTLGNLVVESEAVRKQLLPQGIIPVLASCIQSPHEAVLEGLGYVLSQLLQAKEAPTEIIPHTANTALLSLGALPALTSLLLDLASEIPEDAPEGLELLICPVLRCLSNLLAEETGCEVQIQDERLLIALFLILQCFLQQHPFIVQECLWLLNNLTADEHFFCSALLSLDLLPALLQLLPCSQMASMLVLTILCNIAEKGPAYCQQLHQQPALPLLLPTLALPDPKVVGQCLELLHLLFLHWPEAAADFVRQGGHQALEQHQSTPELQERARALLDIIGQPLGASAFSPCHAMLSAFS